From the Danio aesculapii chromosome 9, fDanAes4.1, whole genome shotgun sequence genome, one window contains:
- the asmtl gene encoding probable bifunctional dTTP/UTP pyrophosphatase/methyltransferase protein, which produces MLLNPVISKLSGKLVVLASASPRRLEILSNAGLRFEVVPSWFKETLDKSLFKHPCEYAVETAKQKALEVAQRMPFKHLKTPDIVIGADTVVTVDGLILEKPTDKQDAYRMLSRLSGKEHSVFTGVAIVICREKNGSVTDYKVVDFYEETKVKFAELSEEMLWEYINSGEPMDKAGGYGIQALGGMLVEYVRGDFLNVVGFPLNHFCKQLGLIFNSPPASPAHKIKRDCDEAWTLVNKTTNGDVELLENGKDGSLTSVQEQNVMGLEFAKCNRQDVPHSIISLLDGFKASKTLFTASKLKVFDVLNSPGGLTLEEVAGQINASLLGTERLLEAAVSLGLLERVRQEEISVYRNTEQACRFLVSDSPVSLHGYILHCSDMVWPLFSHLESAVREGTSQHERAFGKKKEDVFQDVYYSKDEVKIRFMDAMHSIARVTGKDLATAFDLSCYKTACDIGGCTGAMAYEFTKAHPELSVTVFDLPQVIEMRRHFQPKENDERVSFVAGDFFKDDLPKADLYILARVLHDWSDEKLHVLLSKLSKMWKPGCGLLVSEILLDEERRRPSRALLQALSMTEGKQRSTAEYSDLLDKHGFTLKHVKHTNNLLDAMLFVKEDPNDKRTLLGCSSASIETTELE; this is translated from the exons ATGCTGTTAAATCCAGTCATATCCAAGCTGAGTGGAAAGCTTGTTGTTCTGGCAAGCGCATCTCCACGACGTCTGGAGATTCTATCAAATGCT GGTTTACGATTTGAGGTTGTTCCTTCCTGGTTTAAAGAAACACTGGACAAATCCTTGTTTAAACACCCATGTGAATATGCAGTGGAGACGGCTAAACAGAAGGCTTTGGAGGTGGCTCAACGAATGCCATTT AAACACTTGAAAACTCCAGATATTGTTATCGGAGCGGACACTGTTGTG ACTGTCGATGGCTTGATCTTGGAGAAGCCTACAGATAAACAAGATGCTTACCGCATGCTGTCTAG GTTGAGTGGGAAGGAACATAGCGTCTTCACTGGTGTAGCTATCGTGATCTGCCGTGAAAAAAATG GTTCAGTTACAGACTACAAAGTGGTTGATTTTTACGAAGAGACAAAAGTGAAGTTTGCAGAATTATCTGAGGAGATGCTTTGGGAATACATCAATAGTGGAGAGCCCAT ggacAAGGCCGGGGGTTATGGTATTCAAGCTTTGGGTGGAATGTTGGTAGAGTATGTCCGAGGAGATTTTCTTAACGTAGTTGGCTTTCCTCTTAACCACTTCTGCAAGCAGTTGGGATTGATTTTCAACAGTCCACCTGCAAGTCCTGCCCACAAAATCAAACGAGACTGCGATGAAGCTTGGACTCTTGTTAACAAGACCACCAATGGGGATGTTGAGCTACTGGAAAATGGTAAAGATGGCAGTTTGACATCTGTGCAAGAACAGAATGTAATGGGATTGGAATTTGCCAAGTGCAACAGACAGGATGTTCCCCACAGCATCATCAGCTTACTGGATGGGTTCAAAGCATCAAAG ACTCTATTCACAGCATCCAAACTGAAGGTGTTCGATGTATTAAACAGCCCTGGTGGTCTAACATTAGAAGAGGTAGCTGGCCAGATCAACGCTTCTCTTTTAGGCACCGAAAGGCTTCTGGAAGCCGCTGTCTCCTTAGGCCTACTAGAAAGGGTCAGACAGGAAGAGATCAGTG TGTACAGAAATACAGAACAGGCCTGTCGTTTCTTGGTATCGGACAGCCCAGTGTCTCTGCATGGATATATTCTCCACTGCAGTGATATGGTGTGGCCTCTATTCAGTCATCTAGAGAGCGCTGTAAGGGAGGGCACCAGCCAACATGAGCGGGCCTttggaaagaagaaagaagatgTGTTTCag GATGTTTATTACAGTAAAGATGAAGTTAAGATACGATTTATGGATGCAATGCACAGCATCGCAAGGGTGACTGGAAAAGATCTGGCAACCGCATTCGATCTCTCATGCTATAAAACAGCTTGTGATATTGGAg GTTGCACTGGTGCCATGGCATACGAGTTTACAAAAGCACACCCTGAATTGTCAGTTACTGTATTCGACTTGCCACAAGTCATCGAGATGAGACGTCACTTCCAGCCGAAAGAAAATGATGAAAGAGTGTCATTTGTTGCAG gagatttttttaaagatgaccTACCTAAAGCTGACCTGTATATTCTTGCACGGGTCCTCCATGACTGGTCTGATGAGAAACTGCATGTGTTATTGAGTAAACTGTCTAAAATGTGGAAACCAG GTTGTGGGCTTCTGGTGTCTGAGATCCTCCTGGACGAGGAGCGGAGAAGGCCGAGTCGAGCCCTGCTTCAGGCCCTCAGTATGACTGAAGGAAAGCAGAGGAGCACAGCAGAATACAGTGACTTACTAGACAAGCACGGGTTCACTCTCAAACACGTCAAACACACGAACAACCTGCTGGATGCCATGCTATTTGTCAAAGAAGACCCGAATGACAAACGAACATTATTAGGCTGTTCTTCAGCTTCCATTGAAACCACAGAACTTGagtaa